The region CCCGACGATTCCACACATAGCGACCAGGGTACCGCGCAGCGCACCGACGACTCGGTAGCCGCGCAGCCTGTGGCCGGGCCCATAGGTGACGCTGGCATGCTGGTGCGAATGGACCTTCTGCCCACCCCGTTCGGCCAGGTCGAGCTGGCCCGCTACCCCACCCGTGCGAAGGATCTGCTGCGCGCGTTCGACGGCGCGGATGCGCATCTTCTCGACGAGGTAGCGCAGCGTCATCAGCAGGCGCAGTCGGTGCTGGTCGTCGGAGACCGCCACGGCGCCTTGACCACCGCGCTCGCTGAGCGGTTCGACGTGACCATGTGGAGCGACTCGGCGCTGTCGCGGATCGCGACGCGTGCCAACCTGGCCCGCGCGGGGCGTACGGCGCTGCTGCCCGACCGGCTGCCCGAGCTGCGCTATGACCTGGTCGTCGTCCGGCCCGGCAAGGCGCGGGCGCTGCTCGAGCAGCAACTGTACGAGGTGGCCGGCCGCATCCAGCCGGGGACGCCGGTCGTCGTCGGCGAGATGGTCAAGCACCTGGGCCGCTGGATGACCGAGGCGCTGGAGCGCCAGATCGGCCCGACGACGGCCAGCCTCGCGGCCCGCAAGGCCCGGCTGCTGCGCGCGACCCGGGACGCGCGGCGCGGCGATCCGCCGGCCTGGTCGACCTACGAGGCTCCCGGGGGCATCACCCTGCAGAACGCTCCCGGCACCTTCGCCTCCAGCGGGGTGGACGCCGGGGCCCGGCTGCTGCTC is a window of Blastococcus sp. Marseille-P5729 DNA encoding:
- a CDS encoding methyltransferase codes for the protein MDLLPTPFGQVELARYPTRAKDLLRAFDGADAHLLDEVAQRHQQAQSVLVVGDRHGALTTALAERFDVTMWSDSALSRIATRANLARAGRTALLPDRLPELRYDLVVVRPGKARALLEQQLYEVAGRIQPGTPVVVGEMVKHLGRWMTEALERQIGPTTASLAARKARLLRATRDARRGDPPAWSTYEAPGGITLQNAPGTFASSGVDAGARLLLEHLPEGLGDARVVDLGCGNGVLAIASAARNPEARYLLVDESAAAVASAQASWQANLPGRPVDLLLADGLSDAAPASADTVLCNPPFHGGTTVDEWLGRRLLDQAHRALRPGGELYVVANRHLAHHRHLRQTFARVDVLGSDPRFSVLRAVR